gttgtgggatggagtccttcattgggctccacactcagtgcagagtctgcttgtccctctccctctgctcctcctctgctctaactctaaataaataaaatcttaaagaaaggaaaggaaaggaaaggaaaggaaaggaaaggaaaggaaaggaaaagaaaagaaaagaaagaaaagaaaagaaaagaaaagaaaagaaagaaagaaaagaaaagaaaagaaaagaaagaaaagaaaagaaaagaaaagaaaagaaaagaaaagaaaagaaaagaaaagaaaagaaaagaaaagaaaaaagaaaagaaagaagaaggactGGCCTGAGCTGGCagtgatggggggtggggtgggagacaTCCAGGTCTCAACACACCGAGAAACTGCAATTTCTGGGCTCTTTACATCACTAGCTAAGGGGATGGTAAAGCAACTGACTCTtctcaaaatgtcatttttcaagATCTTGTATggctagtttttctttttttttttatttttttttttttttttatttttttttttttttagttttttttttatggctagtTTTTCTATTCctgagaacaaactgacagtGTAGTGTTTTTTGCTACGTGACCCCCTTTCAGTCATTTCAATCAACCTCCATTAAGAattgcgtgtgtatgtgtgtgttcatacTAAAAACAGGTAACTGCCAATGAATTAGTACTGTTTCAGGACCCTTCCTACCCCTTTCCAAATGGAAGTCATGTACTACCCTAGGCTTGTGATATAGtgttcccatttgacagatgaggacactgaggcatagGGGGATTATGTGATTTCCCCCAGGATCACACAATTAGACAACTGGCGAGCCAGGATTAGAATCCAGGTTGGTCTGACTCCAGAACTCTTGGTCTTGaccagcaaaataaaatttaaaaaatcatgtagaagctGCCATTTTATaacaggttgatttttttttttaattggttgaaTTCTTAACAGGCTGCACGGGGTCATGCTTTAGGGCTAATCCTATCGATCAGGGGAGCAAAACATACTTGAGAGGCTTTCAAGGAGATGCGAGTTTGGACTCCAGTGTAATTACCTGATATGTGAGTCCAGCCCTCCCCACTATGAAACCATGGTAATTGTGTATCTGCTTGGCAGGGTTATCATGGTAGTAGTTAGATCTGATATATTCAAAGCTTGAGGTGGAATAAATTGTAGCCATTATGGTTTGTGTCTTTttatctctcctcctcctcctcctcctcttcctcctcctcctccaaggaTACATCCAAATACAACTTTTGTAATTAACCCACCAAGTGGCCTATAGCCCTACTGCTTAGACTGGAGTTTGGAGGCCCCTGGGGTTCCCTCAATATAGTCTGGAGGATCTGAGCGTCCTTAAATTCGATAAACTAAGCTAAAGCCGGCCTTGTATTGGGGACACACACAGCCATTTTCACTGATCGCTGAGgcagaaagggctgacaggaaATAGTGCCTACTTAGAGAAATAATTCCTTCTCTTACACAACAGCTATTTGTATTGCTCACACCTGCGTAAATAAAGGAACACAAGATGAGGAGAAAAGTCACCAGAGGAACCACAGCCCACACAGGCACAAGGCAACTATTCTGCGTGTAGACGAAGCATGGCTAATGCCCAAGAAGCTTCCATGATGCTTCATGACATGACGGGGAAGCTTCTGGAAAGACGGCTGCACGTAGTTCCCTGCCCCCTGGAAGGCAACGTTAAGCCTAATTTCCCGCTCCAGGTATTGCTAGGCTTCGGAACTAATACAACGGGAAGCAAGGGGTCATTGTTCCTTTTCCAAACAACAATGACAGTAACAAAGCCTCAGTGACGACTTCTTACATAGACATTTACGATAGAcacttttagatttctttttgaaaataaaagatatgaagGAAGAATCAGTGAATCACTGGAAAGACGGCGACAAAAGCATCTGAAAGAAGAAGTCAACATTAGTACCTTTAAATGTACTTCTTTGCGAGACTGTCCAGCTTCAACAGAATATTCTAGATTACGTCTCCATGGGCCCCGGAATGTAAACCGACCTGCAATCCATTGGGTGATGGGGAAACAAAAACACAGGAAAGTTGATGAagattgtaatttttttgaaCAGCTTAGCCTGCTCGGGGTCTAGGTCTGAATTCCAcaatagtttctatttttcttcggGTCCGATCATCCCGGCAAGGTGTAAAACCCATCTGGTTTGTCGGAAAGCTCCGGCCACTCCCCAGATGGGACTGTGGACGTGAGATTCCGGCACTGCTGCCGTCTAGCTACCTGTTAGTTGCTGTCTCACCTGGCCGGCCTCTCCCCCGACCCCACACACTGTTTGGGAAAATCCTTAGCCTGTGCTTCCTACGACCCTGCAGCGCCTCACCCAGGGGCAAGCTGCTTGCCTGCAAACCGAGCTCAGCAGTCATGGTATTTTCACTTGGGGCTCATATTTGCAACTCCCTTTGGTTTTCCCTACGTACATACAGCCTAAAATGTGCAGAACGTGTTTCCTTTTGTCAGTCCTTTGGGCCTCTTGGGTTCCACATCTCCTGCTGTTCAGACAGAACTTGCTGTCTTTTTGAGGCACCTGCCAGGAGAGCTCAGCTTGAGTTTTGTGAACCCCATATGCCCCTTAAAGCCAGACTATGTCAAGCATTTTTCTCAACCGCAGTGAAATTCTGTTGTGAGATTTAGCTGCTCAGAAAGCCACTGGCTGTCAGGTCGCGAAGGCTCCTTGGGACTTCTAAAAGTGAGTAGTGAATATGTCACAAGACTACATTTGGAGTCAGAACTTCCAAAACGCTCTCTCCTTACTAACAGAAAACCGTTTAACTATTTTCACATGATGTGTTAATCGATGTTATTGTATTCACAGAGATTACGCCAAGAAGATTAAAGGGCATGCTAACGCTTTTGGGTCTAGTAAACCGCGAGTGTCCTCAAACACAGGAAAATTTCTGCAGAGTTGGAATGCTTCTCCAGCAGGCGACCTAATATTTGTGAGCAAAAGACTTACTTTTAGGGAGCTTTCCAAGGGGACCCACCTGATGCAAGAATTCAAGCATGGGTGCTTGGTGCATGcgcacaaatacatacacacagagaagtTAGGATGTGTAACATCGCTTCTGTGCACTCATGAGGAGTAAGAGATGACCGGCTTTGCTCCCCGGTCTGGAAACACAGTTCTCTGGGTATGAATGATACCGtcagcagggagctgggggcTCCGGAAATCAGGAGGCCTGTGGTCCTTCCTGATGCTAGAACTTTTCTGAGCTCTTTTTCCTAAGAACCTGGGCCAGGATGATGAGGTTCAAGGCAAGATCACCAGCAACAGGGTGTCAGCTTTCTGCAGAACTGAGCCagttgagttttaaaaacatcatCTTTCGAATACTCATTTTGTGCCCTACACTTTTTGTGTGTCTCTAATCCTCCTTGTCCTGTGATGAAGGTataatatttcctaattttacaTACTGCTAAACAcccttctttgctttgtttttccctACAGTACTTTTACTTCCTAATATATTGTATAATTATTCTGGTTATTGTCTGTCTTCACTAGAGTAAGCTTTGAGGGTGGTGGTAATATTGCCTCTTTTATTCCCTACTGATTTCCGGGAGCCcagaataaataagtgaatgaatgaatgaatgaatgaaggcccAGAGAAGCTAAGTGATTTCCCCCTTAGCttagtgagtggcagagctaAGGTTGGAACCCAGGCCCATGTGCCGAGCCGACATACTCGATTAGTAATGGCAGTTGTTAGGATTTGAGTCTAAGACAAActccaaggaagaaaaatatgaagtatttaGCGAATGGCTGACTAATGAAGAAGTGCATGCAGAGAAAACCCAATGTAAAAGGAGTGGGGGTTAGGAGTCTAACTTTTGATCTTTGACATTTATGGGGAAGGTGCGACAGAGAGTATGTGAAGCTGGAAAAGTCTACTggtcaaaattcaaaatgtagaACCGAATCCTTCAAATTTTGGCATGGCACTGTTCAGTTCGCAGTCTCCAGGGTAAGCTGTGAGATGTGTATGTGGTCAACCTTACTGGTCTGTACAGGGTCTGGCCTCAAATCCTGACCCCATTGTTTGTTACTGTATGACTTCATACAAATTCCTTAATCTTTGTGAATGGGGATGATTTACATGGGTTTTCTGAAGACTGACCAAAATTATGCAAGTAAAGACTGAAATCAAGACCCAGCCTTTCAAGCAGTAAATGCCCAATTTACATATCATTTCTACTCTATCAATTTGGTGTGGTGGGGAAACAGGGTGTTTTAAAAGCGGATCAGTTAGGGAGAAGTTAGGGAGCTGGGTACATTGTGTTAACCATGTTAAAGGATTTGGACCCTGGTCTGTAACGGCACCTACTTTGCTCCACAGCTGAATTGGGACGGATTAAACGACCTAGGGCAGTCCCTCAGAGGGCTTCTCTGTACACTAGGGAGTTCTGGGAGGGCTGTTAGGCAGGCCCTCCAAGGGCATCTAGATATGGACTCAGAACACTGCAGGTTGGGAATCCAGAACGATAAAAACATCAATAGCTGAAAGCACATCAACATCATGCTAGGGCATTTCACCCATTCAACCACCACAGAGATcctataaagcaaatatttttattatcttcattatgCCACGTGGAAGACGCAGTTCACAACAGATTTAACCAAGGGTCCATCCACATTCTAGGAAGTGACTGGGGCCCAATTTCACCCTGGCCGCCCCACTCCAGGGGCCCCTTATGCTGCCCTTCTTAGAACCCGGTGGTCAGAatgccattttataaaatgtgctgAGAAGCACCGACATTCCGTTGCCGTAGGGTTCAGATCCACCTTCAGGTTTGAGGAGCGTTGCAATTATCCTCCCAAATCTACCACCAGGTTCAGGTGagggaacttgaaaaaaaaaaggttttatttattcattcatgagacagagacagaaccacaggcagagggagaagcaggctccctgcggggagccccatgtggggctggatcccagcaccccgggatcacgccctgggcccaaggcaggcgctcaaccgctgagccacccggggaagGGCGCGTTTTAAGCAGCGAAGTAACCGCGATTCCCCAGTCTCTTCTGCTGGAGGCCCCGGCCGAGGCCCGTGTGGTTCGCGGGTCGCAGCTGGGCGCCCTGCCGCGCCCCCAGGTCCCAGCGCCCCAAACGTCCCGGGGCGCGAAGGCCTGTAACAGgtgggggcggatgggaggcGTCAACTCCGGCGCAGGCCTCCTCCAGTTGGAACTAGAGACATCCAGTGAAAATACGGGAGTTTTGTTCCAAGGGATGCCCAAAAAAGGGAGAGCGCgcggcagccccccccccccccgccccgtcgtCACAGACGCTCCTCCGGGGCGGCCCGCTCGCAGCGCAGCGCAGCGCGGCTCCAAAATTGGCAGCCCGGGCCTCGCAGCCGCCTTTTTTAGCCTGCGTTCCCCCAAACCAGGGAAGAGGCGGGTGACTAAGAATGCAAATCGGAGCCGGGGCGTCCGCAGGCAGGCCCCGTGGGCGCGGGGCGTCTGGCTGGGGGAGACCCCGCGACCTCGGGTGCCCCGCGCTCGCCccgctgggggggcggggaggggcgccggGGGAGGATGCTCCCCGCctcccgggcggcggcggcgggaccgGGGCGCCCCGTCTTCCGCcggggggtagggaggggaggcCGCGTTAGGGACGCCGCGCCCGCCGCACGCAGGTGGCTTTCCGCTCGGGAGGGGCCGGCCCGGCGCTTTTCTCTAACAATAGGGCCCCGCGCGCCGGGAATGCGCCCCCCCACcgcgccgccgcggccccggcccgccccgcctcCATCCGGTGCCCGGCCCGCCCGGCGCTTCCCGGGTACCTGCTGCTCCCCGCGGCGCCCAGCCCTCCCTGCGAGCCGGGGGACCGGGGGGAGGTCTCGGCAGGCGCCCCGCCTCGCCCCTCGCCCACCCCAGGCGGTGAgcggaccccggaccccggacccctCCGCGGGGCCGCCCAGTGCCGCgaaccccggggtgggggtgggggggcggggtgctgggCGGGAGCGCAACGCGCAGGCGCGCCCGGTGCTGCGCAAAGTGccgggcgccccggggcgggggtgggggagcgccCGGGTGGGACGGAAGGCTCCCCTCCCACGGCCCCCCCCCGGCCTTGCGGGGGGCCCGCGCGCCCTACCTGCACCGAGCCCAGGCAGCCCCGCCAGCCCGGCTCCTCTGTCGGAAGCCGAGCTTGCTGCCCAGAAATGATTAACGAGCGCAGCTCCCCAGCGCGCGGTGGGTGACCGCGGGAaggcggcgggagggggcgggggggggcttgGATCCCCGGAACAATGACGGCTCATAGCGCCCCAGGCCACTGGAGAGGAATAAAAACATCGGACTGGCCAACCAGTTTGTTTCTGCAGGCTCCActgtttaaaagcaaaataaagttaatttaaatgcaatttaagaCAAAACCCTTTCTCCCTATCATCTGGACAAGCCaggcatttgtttgtttgcttgccttAAAAAGTGTCGACAAAAATCCTAGTCTGTTTCGAAAAGATGTTGGATTAGCATTTAACACCTCACCGGTCACTAAAGCCCAGGCAGTTCACCAGCCCCAACACAGCCTCGGCTAAAAGAACATCAGAGCAAACAGAGCTGGGCTTTTTAAACGGGCAAACAAATGCCACACACCGCCgagagggggggaggaggggggtccAGGCGAACTCCGGTCCAAATGAGTttaaagggaattaaaaaaagaaaaaaggagggaggggggggaagcACAAGTTTTCTTAAAGCTGGCCTTGCGAGCCCAGGCGTCACGAACAAGGGCTTTTGTGCCTGCTAATTGCACCGTTTGTGCGCAAAAGTTCCGACGCGAAGTGTGAACTCTCAACAGAAGGAAACATGAGACAACTGGAGTGCCCCGGCTTCTGTGCCCTgctcctcctccgccgccgcctcctcctctctctccttcctcccgcCGAGCCCGCTGTTGCAGCTTGTTTGCACTGGGGCTTATCCGGAGCGGAAATTCCTTTCCGTTTTTGTGAATGACAAACTCATTAACAATTCATCAACACAACCTGTTCCAGCCGGCCCGTCCCCACGGCAACAGCCCCTTCCGCAGCGCGCTCATTGGCTGGCGGGGAGAATGTATCCATTGAGACGCTCGCTGTTTGTATCCATTGAGGAGCTGCCTCGCGCAGGGGGTGTGCGAGGGCTGAGTCCAGGGGCGAGTGAGCAAATCGAGGTTTGAATAATTCGAGGAGAGAGACGCCCGGGCGGATTTGAGGTGCAGCCTTGAAGGGAGGGATTAGGAGCCGctggactttctttctttctttttctttttttttttttttcttcccttccctcccctctgagTAGCAGGGAGTCCGAATTAATTGGATTTCATTCACTGGGGAGGAACAAAACTGTCTGGGCAGCTTCATTCAAAGAGATTCATTGACCCCGAGAGCGAGCGGCTGCAGCTGGGTGCGGAGGGAGCCGCCGGCCCCGCGTGCCCCGCGTGCCCCGCGTTCCCGGCCGCTGCCCCGGGTGCGGGGAGGGCCAGGTGGGGGTAGCGCCCCGCTGCTCCGCGAGCGCGCCCGGCCTATGCCTGCCCCGAGGGCCGTCTGGTAGGCACCCGCCCTCCCCGGCAGCTCGACCCCCATGATAGATACGCTCAGACCCGTGCCCTTCGCGTCGGAAATGGCGATCAGCAAGACCGTGGCGTGGCTCAACGAGCAGCTGGAGCTGGGCAACGAGCGGCTGCTGCTGATGGACTGCCGGCCGCAGGAGCTGTACGAGTCGTCGCACATCGAGTCGGCCATCAACGTGGCCATCCCGGGCATCATGCTGCGGCGCCTGCAGAAGGGCAACCTGCCCGTGCGCGCGCTCTTCACGCGCGGCGAGGACCGCGACCGCTTCACGCGGCGCTGCGGCACCGACACGGTCGTGCTCTACGACGAGAGCAGCAGCGACTGGAACGAGAACACCGGCGGCGAGTCCGTGCTCGGGTTGCTGCTCAAGAAGCTCAAGGACGAGGGCTGCCGGGCCTTCTACCTGGAAGGTAGGCAGGCGCCGGGGGAGCccccgggcgcggggcgggggtgaTGGGGGAGGCCCGGGGTTGTGGGGTGCAAGTGAGGCCCGCTGCGCCCACGAGCAGCCTGGCGCAGGATCCACCCGCTTCCGGCCGCGGACACGCGTGGTTTCTTTCTAACGAgttcccctgcctgcctgcccgtAATCCCCTCCACCTGTGCCTGCTTCCTACCGTTCGATTTTGAACTACGATTTGCAAGACGGCAGAGGCCCCTGGGCAAGGGGGACGGGACGGGACgggcagggggaaggaggtggggggggggctgggctgCAGATTTGCACCCCCTCgcccctcaaaaaaaatttagaaaagttgcCATTTTGTGCATTTCCGGATTTTCCAGGGAAGGCGGGCCTGTTCGTTCCACTCCCCAGggtgcacattttttttttaagtgtctctctctcctgcggctggctcggggtggggggggggggttcggAGGGTGCTGTGGGGTGGCCTGCGCCCGCCCGGCTGCGGCTCTCGGCTCTCGCAAGCTGTGAAAACTACTACGGGATCTCAGGTTACACGATTGCTCTTCTCGCCCTGGCAGGTGGCTTCAGTAAGTTCCAAGCCGAGTTCGCCCTGCACTGCGAGACCAACCTGGACGGCTCGTGTAGCAGCAGCTCGCCACCGTTGCCAGTGCTGGGGCTCGGGGGCCTGCGGATCAGCTCCGACTCCTCCTCGGATATTGAGTCTGACCTTGACCGAGACCCCAATAGCGCGACGGACTCGGATGGCAGCCCGCTCTCCAACAGCCAGCCTTCTTTCCCCGTGGAGATCTTGCCCTTCCTCTACTTGGGCTGTGCCAAGGACTCCACCAACCTGGACGTGTTGGAGGAGTTCGGCATCAAATACATCTTGAACGTCACCCCCAATTTGCCGAATCTCTTTGAGAACGCAGGAGAGTTCAAATACAAGCAGATCCCCATCTCGGATCACTGGAGTCAAAACCTGTCCCAGTTTTTCCCCGAGGCCATTTCTTTCATAGGTGAGACTAATGAACCGTCCTTCCTCAAGACTTTTAAATGCAAAATTCCCAGCCATTCATAGAACCTAAGCTGTTAATCTTTTTTGCCGCTGGCTAGAAACCCGGCCGACTGCAGGTCTCTAATGttacgggggtgggggtgggttctTAATTCTGGTTTGTCTTCTCGCCAAGAGGACAAAAAGTGCCTTTCGACTTGGCTGCAAACCACAGGTGTATTCGAAACGGTGTTCCTCCAGTCTTTGCATTCACTCATTTGAAAGCAGCCTGTGCATAATCAGGCAAGAGCATTTTCTCGCAGTCTTTGGACTTGGGGAAGGCTAGATGAGAGATGAGAGGACTCCCTACGGACAGGCATTTTAGCATCgctttatgattttaaaagccCCGGGAGTTACTGTAGGATAGCGGGCTAGTTGTTGGAAACCCCTCTGAATACTGGATGTTGTAATCCAGTTGAATGTTACTGTGATACCGGTTAACAGTGAGACAGTGGTAACCTGAGCCCAGCAGGAAGGACTGTGGGCTGGAAGCCTGGAGAAGCGAATCTCCAGGCATTGTAATGCATTTCCTATTACAAAGGAACTCATTTTCAGGCCATGTCGACATCCTGTTCCTCCTAATGGGCTGTCCCCTGTgacttccctctctcttttaaaatgccTGAATACCTCCATTGTTAGCTGCACAACAGTTGGAGAATAATTTAATAGACCCTTGCAGTCTGCTTGTCTGTATAAAAGGCATTCAAGACCATATTGCAGGGTTTCTGGTATTCACATGCTGAGGCAAAGAATGCACAcattaaggatttttttgttgGCAGAAACTTAATACAAAAGCTCCCTTTTCcgaaaatatctgaaatatgtaATTGTGCCCAGTGTACATGTTTTATCGCAATGATACATTTGCTGCTGCCTGCGGGGCTCAACTGCCACACACGATTCtttcgtctttctttctttccttttttttcctcctaaattcGGTTCTTAGGCTGATCATTCACAAAGAGTGATTTTTGGTCTACTGAaacctttgctttcctttttgtgtttACAGATGAAGCCCGGGGCAAAAACTGTGGTGTCTTGGTGCATTGCTTGGCTGGCATCAGCCGCTCGGTCACTGTCACTGTGGCTTATCTTATGCAGAAGCTCAATCTGTCAATGAACGATGCTTACGACATTGTCAAGATGAAGAAATCCAACATCTCCCCCAATTTCAACTTCATGGGCCAGCTGCTGGACTTCGAGAGGACGCTTGGACTCAGCAGCCCCTGTGACAATCGGGTCCCCGCGCAGCAGCTCTATTTCACCACCCCCTCCAACCAGAATGTCTACCAAGTGGACTCCCTGCAGTCCACGTGAAAGGCCCCACGCCCCTCGGTGGGATATGTCCGTTCCTTTAGCCGTTTCTCTTGGCAGCATCAGCTGGGCTGCTTTCTTTGTATGTGGCCCCAGGGGTCAAAATGACTCCAGTTGTCTGTATTAGACAAGGTTCCCAAATGTGGAATTGGTTATTACAAAGGCAGAGATTTGCTCCACTCTTGTTGGAAGAACAGAACATGCTGTGTAGATCCAGGCCGTAGGTTTGCTCCATACCTATGTGTACAGCCTACCCATGCAGGGACTGGAATTTGAGCGTTTTTCCAGGTATATAGGGTAGGACCAAATGGTAGGGGTAGGAGCGTGTGTTCTCTAGGGCCTTGTGTGACTGTTTTCCTTTTGCATCTGGAACTGACTATATATTGTCTTCAGTGAAGACTGATTCAATTTTGCATATAGAGGAGCCAAAGAGAGGTTTCAGCTCTGTATTTGTAGTAtcagtttgcaaaaaaaaaaacaaaaacaacaaaaaaaataaaaaacaaaaataaataataataagtaaaataaatctgatACTCCATTTGATCATTGTAAATATTTGATCTTAAGTCACTTGACAGTGTTTGTTTGAAccgtgtttgttttttctttgatgggtttaaaagaaatcatccaaagggagaaagagcagtACGCCACttctgaaaacaacaacaaaaaaaatagaaatgtttgcTCTTTTCTAATCCAAAGGATATATTTGCAGCATGCTCGACTTCACCAACTCTGAATGACGTTTTCATGGACACTGTTATCACTGAGACCTTGGTATGGTGCAGCCTTTAATCTCTTTCATAtatcttccttgtgatttttttttttcctcttactgtAGTTTGACTATGCCTtacctttgtaaatattttggctTGTGTTGTCTCAAAGGGGATATCTTGGAAAGACACCAAAATCATgggctcacttttttttttctttttaacttcagCTGTGCTAAACAGTATATTACCTCTGTACAAAAATTCTTCAGGGAGTGTCACCTCAAATGCAATACTTTGggttggtttctttcctttttaaaaaaaaaatttgtataaaactggaagtgtgtgtgtgagcatgggTCCCTGTCTGATAGGTGAAGTGCATATGATTGTGAAAGGGAGAGTTAGGTCGCTCCATTATGTTCATGGTGTAAAGTTTTGAGCtgaaatttattataagaatgtAAAAccttaaattattaataaataactattttgGCTATcgaatgtatttttcttttttaaaatctctccatAATTGTACCTACATGTGAAATGATACTgcggaggaattttttttttttagtggaggaGTGCTAGTGGCTTGGAAAGTACTGTAGGAACAGCGGCACAGAGT
This region of Vulpes lagopus strain Blue_001 chromosome 23, ASM1834538v1, whole genome shotgun sequence genomic DNA includes:
- the DUSP6 gene encoding dual specificity protein phosphatase 6 — translated: MIDTLRPVPFASEMAISKTVAWLNEQLELGNERLLLMDCRPQELYESSHIESAINVAIPGIMLRRLQKGNLPVRALFTRGEDRDRFTRRCGTDTVVLYDESSSDWNENTGGESVLGLLLKKLKDEGCRAFYLEGGFSKFQAEFALHCETNLDGSCSSSSPPLPVLGLGGLRISSDSSSDIESDLDRDPNSATDSDGSPLSNSQPSFPVEILPFLYLGCAKDSTNLDVLEEFGIKYILNVTPNLPNLFENAGEFKYKQIPISDHWSQNLSQFFPEAISFIDEARGKNCGVLVHCLAGISRSVTVTVAYLMQKLNLSMNDAYDIVKMKKSNISPNFNFMGQLLDFERTLGLSSPCDNRVPAQQLYFTTPSNQNVYQVDSLQST